The DNA segment TGACAGAAGGAGAATACTACCTAAACGGAAACGACACAAGCAAGCTAAATGAAAACAAACTGGCTGAACTAAGATCCAGCGAAATAGGATTCATATTCCAAAGCTTCAACCTGCTTCAAAAACTTACAGCATTAGAAAATGTAGAACTTCCAATGATATACAAAGGCATACCGGCAAAAGAAAGGTACAATAGAGCAGTAGAGCTCCTTACCATGGTAGGTCTGGAAAAAAGAATACACCATAAACCTACAGAACTATCAGGAGGACAGCAGCAGAGAGTAGCAATAGCAAGAGCCTTAGCCAACAATCCGCATCTTATACTGGCAGACGAACCGACAGGAAACTTAGACTCCCAAAGCGGCAAAGAAGTCATGAAAATAATAAAAGAATTAAACGAAAGAGGCAACACCATAATACTCATAACCCACGACATAAACGTAGCAAACCAAGCAAAAAGGACTGTAAAAATAATGGACGGCAAAATATATGAATAAAAGGAAGTGCGTAGAATGGCATTGATGCAGGCAATAAAAATGTCCTTAAAAAGCATAATAGACAACAAACTAAGATCATTTCTAACCATGCTTGGAATAGTAATAGGCGTAATGTCAGTAATAGGACTGGTAAGCTTAGGACAAGGAGCCACAGAAGGAGTAACATCGCAGATAAAAAGCATGGGTTCAAACCTAATAATGGTATCAATAATGGGCAGGGGTATGGACACATCCCTGTCCTACAGCCAAGCCATGTCAATAGGAGACTCACCGTACATATCGCAAATATCCCCAATAATGAGTGCCAACGCATATGCCAAGTACGGTGACCAATCATACGAAGAAAACATAAGCGGAGTAAACGAAAACTATGCCACACTGAGAAATTTAAAATTAAGAGAAGGTAGGTTCATACTATCAATAGACAATGACATGAGGCAAAAAGTAGCGGTAATAGGCAGTAACGTAGCCAGCGATTTGTTTGGATTCACAGATCCCTTAGGCAAAACAATACAACTGGATGGAAACAACTTCACAGTAGTAGGAGTATTAGCATCAGGAGGCTCATCAATATCAAACTCCTATGACGACTCGATATTCATCCCAATAAAGACGATGTTCGTATTCCAGAGAAACAGAGGAATAACTCAGATATACCTAAGCGCATCATCAGAACAATACGTAAACATAGCACAATACCATGTAGAAAACATGCTAAACACAATATTCAAAGGTGACACAAACGCATATAGAATATTAAACCAATCAGACCTATTATCAACAGTAAACAGCGTCAGCAACACACTGTCCATGATGCTGGGCGGAATAGCAGGCATAGCATTAATAGTAGGCGGCATAGGCATAATGAACATAATGTTAGTATCAGTCACAGAGAGGACGAGAGAAATAGGCATAAGAAAAGCATTAGGAGCTAAGAAAAGGGACATACTACTGCAGTTCATGATAGAATCGCTGACCATAAGCGGAGTAGGAGGGATAGTAGGAGTAATCTTTGGATTTATAGCATCGTATCTGATGGGACATTTCATGAACATGACGGTAAGCCCATCAATAAACACGATATTAATATCATTCTCATTTTCCCTCTTGATAGGCTTATTCTTTGGGATGTATCCTGCAAACAAGGCAGCGGGGCTTAAACCGATTGAGGCTTTACACTATGAATGATTAAGACTGAGAAATTTATATTCAAATATAGACAAATCATGATATAATCAACATATGAGAAATATGTTGAGGTGATTTTTTTGCCTAAGAAGTATTTTATAATCATCATTACGCTTTTCATCGTGTC comes from the Thermoanaerobacterium aotearoense genome and includes:
- a CDS encoding ABC transporter ATP-binding protein, translating into MENKNVITMKNLSKIYKMGDNEVRALDNINLTVDEGEFVSIVGPSGSGKSTLMNIIGCLDVMTEGEYYLNGNDTSKLNENKLAELRSSEIGFIFQSFNLLQKLTALENVELPMIYKGIPAKERYNRAVELLTMVGLEKRIHHKPTELSGGQQQRVAIARALANNPHLILADEPTGNLDSQSGKEVMKIIKELNERGNTIILITHDINVANQAKRTVKIMDGKIYE
- a CDS encoding ABC transporter permease translates to MALMQAIKMSLKSIIDNKLRSFLTMLGIVIGVMSVIGLVSLGQGATEGVTSQIKSMGSNLIMVSIMGRGMDTSLSYSQAMSIGDSPYISQISPIMSANAYAKYGDQSYEENISGVNENYATLRNLKLREGRFILSIDNDMRQKVAVIGSNVASDLFGFTDPLGKTIQLDGNNFTVVGVLASGGSSISNSYDDSIFIPIKTMFVFQRNRGITQIYLSASSEQYVNIAQYHVENMLNTIFKGDTNAYRILNQSDLLSTVNSVSNTLSMMLGGIAGIALIVGGIGIMNIMLVSVTERTREIGIRKALGAKKRDILLQFMIESLTISGVGGIVGVIFGFIASYLMGHFMNMTVSPSINTILISFSFSLLIGLFFGMYPANKAAGLKPIEALHYE